In the genome of Maribacter forsetii DSM 18668, the window CGTATAGAATAAGAATCCAGTAATGCCTGTGTAGGATGCTCATGTGCACCATCTCCAGCATTAACAATAGATGCATTTACATGCTTGGATAAAAATATACCCGCACCAGGATTAGGATGCCGCATAACCACCATATCTACTTTCATAGATAAAATGTTATTTACGGTATCTATTAAAGTTTCTCCTTTTTTTACAGAAGACTGACTGGCAGAGAAATTAAGAACATCTGCAGACAATCGTTTTTCTGCAAGCTCAAAAGACAATTTTGTTCTGGTACTATTCTCAAAAAATATGTTGGCGATAGTAATATCTCTAAGCGAAGGCACTTTTTTAATCGATCGGTTGATCACTTCCTTAAAATGATCGGCAGTTTCAAAAATAAGCTGAATATCGGTTTCCTTTAGGTATTTAATTCCCAGTAAGTGTTTAACACTCAGTTCGCTCATTTTCTTATCTATTTACTAAATATATAATATCTTCCCCGTCATTTTCTTCCCACATCACCTTTACTTTCTCATCATTGATCGCATCTACCTGACGACCTCTATAATTAGGTTGTATGGGCAAATGCCTGCTAAATCTACGGTCTATTAAACACAATAATTCTACATCTTTGGGCCTACCAAAAGATTGCAACGCAGTCAATGCTGCATTTATACTTCTACCCGTATATAAAACATCATCAATTAAGACCACATTCTTATCTTCAATCAAGAAATCAATTTTGGTTTTTGTTGCCTCTAAAGTTTTCTCTCCCCTTCTAAAGTCATCTCTATAAAAAGTGATATCCAAAAAACCTAAGTCTATGTGCTTTACCTTATATTCCTCTTTAAGAATCTTATTTAAACGTTCAGCAAGAAATTTACCTCTAGGCTGAATACCTATTAAAACGGTATTTTCAAAATTTAAATGATTCTCAAGAAGCTGACAAGCCAATCGATGCAGGATGAT includes:
- the pyrR gene encoding bifunctional pyr operon transcriptional regulator/uracil phosphoribosyltransferase PyrR, whose amino-acid sequence is MSQKVLLSSKEINIILHRLACQLLENHLNFENTVLIGIQPRGKFLAERLNKILKEEYKVKHIDLGFLDITFYRDDFRRGEKTLEATKTKIDFLIEDKNVVLIDDVLYTGRSINAALTALQSFGRPKDVELLCLIDRRFSRHLPIQPNYRGRQVDAINDEKVKVMWEENDGEDIIYLVNR